From the Chloroflexus aurantiacus J-10-fl genome, one window contains:
- a CDS encoding TetR/AcrR family transcriptional regulator — protein sequence MMHESQTEAGGSAERILAAAAALFASYGYHGMSMRALAAAVGLNIATIHYHVGSKLDLYRSVFRRLAEREQAVITAHIGDIPPALISDPVALQQRLNDLIDALVDLTLTHPEMPRLWLRRWLEQDDSPGALEAEVSAPLYTLVLDLLQRAQAAGSIAPTPDLRLILHSFTWILYGYFAGGPLDPTGLRLDPADPERVAAFKQFLHLYTARLLGFPDPSEPGNST from the coding sequence ATGATGCATGAAAGTCAGACTGAAGCCGGTGGGAGTGCTGAGCGTATTCTCGCTGCCGCCGCGGCACTCTTCGCCAGTTATGGCTATCACGGCATGTCGATGCGTGCGCTGGCCGCAGCCGTAGGTTTGAATATCGCAACCATTCACTACCACGTCGGTAGCAAGCTCGATCTCTACCGGAGCGTTTTTCGACGGTTAGCCGAACGCGAACAGGCAGTGATTACCGCCCATATTGGTGACATTCCACCAGCGCTCATCTCTGATCCGGTAGCGCTCCAACAGCGGCTCAATGATCTGATTGACGCGCTGGTTGATCTTACGCTGACCCATCCCGAAATGCCGCGCCTCTGGCTGCGGCGCTGGCTCGAACAGGATGATTCGCCGGGTGCGCTGGAAGCTGAGGTCTCGGCACCGCTTTATACGCTGGTGCTTGATCTCTTGCAGCGTGCGCAGGCTGCCGGCTCTATTGCGCCAACGCCTGATCTGCGCCTCATCCTCCATAGCTTTACCTGGATACTCTACGGCTACTTTGCCGGTGGGCCACTCGATCCGACCGGTCTGCGACTTGATCCTGCCGACCCGGAGCGGGTGGCCGCCTTCAAGCAATTTTTGCACCTTTACACGGCCAGGTTGCTGGGCTTTCCCGATCCATCAGAACCCGGCAATAGCACATAA
- a CDS encoding SDR family NAD(P)-dependent oxidoreductase produces the protein MTATISRRVWLITGAGGGFGRSLVRQLLERGEYVAAADRSLELLAALPSSEDGCLFPVAIDLTDPMTIQAGVAAVIDRFGRIDVLVNNAGLGHGGPLEEVSLTDIRRLFDVNIIGMMLITQAVLPVMRAAGGGRIINLSSDSGVIGFPFQGLYTATKHAVEGFSDSLYQEVAPFGIHVSVVQPCGMFKTAMPANAIAQARSALKPDSPYADRVLRMASALSAAWETARDPAEVAQAILDVADADPPPIRRRVGAPERTGLLGLRQQMSHDDLVRFIYRLTAEPTPPPLPKVRGDGGWLVVRTLREAGITHAFTIVGGHNYQIVNACREEGLCVIDARNEMHAAHMADAFARLARRPALLTVDAAPGLVNAVAGIEVAYEAQVPMIVVSAQGSLAGRDIGVMQAIDQLRLVRPITKWQRTCFETRRLPEYTAAAIRHATTGRPGPTFLDFPLEVMQATIDVETVPQPRHYRVTSGPLADPDLLRQVIEMLRKARRPLIIAGSGVWWAHGEAELVRFVQTTGIPVLTRNLARGIIPDDHPLAAGFYPSPAALADAFLVIGTRLDWTIGYGRPPLFSPDAPVAQIDLHPESIGKTRPIEIGIVADAAQALRQLNAMVSATGPWTMDAEWPALAHGSIAAMRQQTAAAAQLSTRDQRPIHSIELMQALAECLPREAIKVVDGGYSAAFAIQYLDAYVPSGVLWVGSTGHLGVGLGFAIGAKRARPDAPVVAIMGDGAFGLCGMEFDTAVRHQLPIVVVVANDAGWGETRDGQRRRWGDAAIVGTALNPTRYDELARALGGHGEYVTRLDELAPAIRRAFAAGKPALINVITDPEQRSSAVSGLPWIVE, from the coding sequence ATGACGGCGACAATCTCTCGACGAGTCTGGTTGATCACCGGTGCCGGAGGTGGTTTTGGGCGCAGCCTCGTGCGACAGCTTCTCGAACGTGGCGAGTATGTCGCTGCTGCCGACCGTAGCCTCGAACTGCTCGCCGCGCTACCTTCCTCAGAAGACGGATGTCTGTTTCCGGTTGCTATCGATCTTACCGATCCGATGACCATCCAGGCTGGTGTGGCAGCGGTGATCGACCGGTTTGGACGGATCGATGTGCTGGTGAATAACGCCGGTCTGGGTCACGGTGGCCCGCTCGAAGAGGTGTCATTGACCGACATCCGGCGCCTGTTCGATGTCAATATCATCGGGATGATGCTGATCACGCAGGCTGTCTTGCCGGTGATGCGGGCGGCTGGGGGTGGGCGGATTATCAATCTTTCATCGGATAGCGGGGTCATCGGCTTCCCGTTTCAAGGTCTCTACACTGCAACCAAGCATGCAGTGGAAGGTTTTTCCGACAGTCTGTATCAAGAGGTGGCTCCGTTCGGCATCCACGTCTCGGTCGTTCAACCCTGTGGGATGTTCAAGACGGCGATGCCGGCGAATGCGATTGCCCAGGCCCGTTCAGCGCTGAAACCTGATAGTCCCTACGCTGATCGTGTCTTACGAATGGCGTCTGCCCTATCCGCTGCCTGGGAGACAGCGCGTGATCCCGCTGAAGTTGCCCAGGCCATTCTCGACGTTGCCGATGCCGATCCGCCACCGATTCGTCGGCGAGTTGGCGCTCCTGAGCGTACCGGCTTGCTGGGTCTGCGTCAGCAGATGAGTCACGATGATCTGGTACGGTTTATCTACCGGCTGACAGCCGAACCAACGCCACCACCGTTGCCGAAAGTGCGCGGTGATGGTGGCTGGCTGGTGGTACGCACATTGCGGGAAGCGGGTATCACCCATGCCTTCACCATTGTTGGTGGTCACAACTATCAGATCGTCAATGCCTGTCGTGAAGAGGGCTTGTGTGTCATCGATGCCCGCAACGAAATGCATGCCGCCCATATGGCCGATGCGTTTGCCCGACTGGCGCGTCGTCCTGCCTTGCTCACCGTTGATGCTGCGCCGGGGTTGGTGAATGCGGTGGCCGGGATCGAGGTAGCTTATGAAGCGCAGGTGCCGATGATTGTCGTTTCGGCGCAGGGTTCACTGGCCGGACGGGATATTGGAGTCATGCAGGCGATTGACCAGCTCCGGCTCGTGCGCCCGATCACAAAATGGCAACGCACCTGCTTCGAGACCAGGCGCCTACCCGAATACACGGCTGCTGCCATCAGACATGCAACTACCGGTCGGCCTGGGCCGACCTTTCTGGACTTTCCACTTGAGGTGATGCAGGCGACCATTGATGTTGAGACCGTCCCTCAACCGCGTCACTATCGGGTGACGAGCGGCCCGCTGGCCGATCCCGACTTGCTCCGGCAGGTGATCGAGATGCTACGCAAGGCACGTCGGCCCCTGATTATTGCCGGCAGCGGGGTCTGGTGGGCGCACGGCGAAGCCGAACTCGTTCGCTTTGTCCAGACAACCGGCATTCCGGTGTTGACGCGCAACCTGGCACGCGGCATCATCCCTGACGATCATCCGCTGGCAGCCGGCTTTTACCCGTCTCCCGCCGCCCTGGCCGACGCCTTTCTGGTTATCGGCACCCGGCTCGATTGGACAATCGGTTATGGACGACCGCCGCTCTTCTCGCCTGATGCACCGGTAGCCCAGATTGATCTCCATCCCGAAAGTATCGGCAAGACACGACCGATTGAGATCGGAATTGTCGCCGATGCGGCGCAGGCACTGCGGCAATTGAACGCAATGGTGTCGGCAACCGGGCCGTGGACAATGGATGCAGAATGGCCGGCGCTGGCGCACGGTAGTATCGCTGCAATGCGCCAGCAAACGGCTGCTGCGGCCCAATTATCAACCCGCGATCAACGACCAATCCATTCGATTGAACTGATGCAGGCGCTGGCCGAATGCCTTCCCCGCGAAGCGATCAAGGTTGTCGATGGCGGTTACAGTGCAGCCTTCGCCATCCAATACCTCGACGCTTACGTCCCCAGCGGCGTGCTGTGGGTTGGCAGTACCGGACATCTCGGCGTCGGCTTAGGCTTTGCTATCGGGGCCAAACGGGCCAGACCCGATGCACCGGTGGTGGCAATTATGGGTGATGGTGCCTTTGGTCTCTGTGGGATGGAGTTTGATACCGCGGTACGCCACCAGTTGCCGATTGTGGTAGTCGTCGCCAACGATGCCGGTTGGGGTGAAACGCGCGACGGTCAGCGACGACGGTGGGGAGACGCAGCCATCGTCGGCACAGCGCTCAATCCAACCCGCTACGATGAACTGGCCCGTGCTCTCGGCGGGCACGGCGAATATGTCACGCGCCTCGACGAACTGGCGCCGGCTATACGGCGCGCTTTTGCAGCGGGAAAACCGGCATTGATCAACGTCATCACCGATCCCGAACAACGCAGCAGTGCCGTCAGCGGTCTGCCGTGGATTGTAGAGTAG
- the nifJ gene encoding pyruvate:ferredoxin (flavodoxin) oxidoreductase: protein MGSRRITLDGNEAVANVAYQLSEVIAIYPITPSTPMGEQADAFAATGKPNLWGVVPTVYEMQSEGGAAGALHGAMQTGALTTTFTASQGLLLMIPNLFKMAAEMTPGVFHVAARAIATQGLSIFGDHSDVMAARATGVGMLASASVQEAHDLALIAHASSLAGKLPVIHFFDGFRTSHEVNTIIALEDDEIRAMIKDEWVHDQRAHALSPEHPVIRGTAQNPDVAFQARERIQPILDAFPAVVQAQMDRFASITGRQYHLFDYFGAPDAERVIVVMGSGGETARETAFYLNQQGEKVGVVQVRLFRPFAEAAFRAVLPPTVRAIAVLDRTKEPGAAGEPLFLDVVAALRGQPITIIGGRYGLSSKEFTPGMAAAVFAELNKPQPKAHFTVGIIDDVSNSSLEYDPDLCIDPPGTVRCVFWGLGSDGTVGANKNSIKIIGDSSEGDAERYAQGYFVYDSKKSGSVTISHLRFGPSPLATPYLIGKGQAQFVACHQFSFLERFDVLQYAAPGGVFLLNSPYGPDQVWHQLPSVVQRKIRDLKLRFYVIDATAVANEVGMRGRINTVMQTCFFAISGVLPRDEAIAAIKQAIKKTYGRRGDTVVRQNWAAVDRTLDRLYEVPIPPPTEDNGLAMRPPVPANAPAFVRDVLGAMIAGRGDELPVSAIPIDGSFPTGTTKWEKRNIALEIPVWDPNICIQCNKCVFVCPHATIRAKVYPEEALAGAPEGFLSAPARFKEFPGQRYTLQVAPEDCTGCGLCVEACPVKDKRAVGRKAINLQPQAPIRAREATYWDFFLSLPDVDRTQIPMGSVKHTQLFVPLMEFSGACAGCGETPYLKLLSQLFGDRAIIANATGCSSIYGGNLPTTPWTTNAEGRGPAWCNSLFEDNGEFGLGMRLSIDQQLAHAQMLLQRLRPLLGAEFVEDLLNADQRTEAGIREQRERVAILKQRLTELLQDNPPEAPQMRDLLALADVLIRRSIWIVGGDGWAYDIGFGGLDHVFASGRDVNILVLDTEVYSNTGGQASKSTPTGAVAKFAASGKGGVKKDLAQIAMTYGDVYVARVAFGADDVQTLRAFQEAEAYPGVSLIIAYSHCIAHGYDLRRGLEQQRLAVESGIWPLYRYNPAIHEGSPLTIDSKAPTIDPEVYLRGEGRFQMLQQANPARYEQLLASLRRQVALKWAHLQWMANELLAETKEGLR from the coding sequence ATGGGATCGCGACGGATTACACTCGATGGCAATGAAGCGGTTGCGAATGTTGCCTATCAACTGAGTGAAGTTATAGCAATTTATCCGATAACTCCTTCGACCCCGATGGGTGAACAGGCCGATGCCTTTGCCGCCACCGGTAAACCTAATCTGTGGGGTGTGGTGCCCACTGTTTACGAGATGCAATCAGAGGGTGGGGCTGCCGGTGCACTGCACGGTGCGATGCAGACCGGTGCGTTGACTACGACGTTTACGGCATCGCAGGGCTTGTTGTTGATGATCCCGAACCTGTTCAAGATGGCGGCTGAGATGACCCCCGGTGTCTTCCATGTGGCTGCCCGGGCCATCGCGACGCAGGGGTTGTCAATCTTTGGTGATCATTCCGACGTGATGGCAGCACGGGCGACCGGCGTGGGTATGCTGGCCTCGGCTTCGGTGCAAGAGGCACACGATCTGGCCCTGATTGCCCACGCCAGTTCGCTGGCCGGGAAGTTGCCGGTGATCCACTTCTTCGACGGATTTCGCACCTCGCACGAGGTGAATACAATCATTGCGCTTGAGGATGACGAAATCCGGGCAATGATTAAAGATGAGTGGGTTCATGATCAGCGTGCGCATGCGCTGTCGCCAGAACATCCGGTCATTCGCGGTACCGCGCAGAATCCCGATGTGGCGTTTCAAGCCCGCGAGCGTATCCAGCCAATCCTTGACGCCTTCCCCGCCGTCGTGCAAGCGCAGATGGATCGCTTCGCCAGTATCACCGGTCGGCAGTATCACCTCTTCGACTATTTCGGTGCGCCTGATGCCGAGCGGGTGATTGTCGTGATGGGTTCGGGTGGTGAGACAGCTCGTGAGACTGCCTTTTATCTTAATCAACAGGGGGAGAAGGTTGGGGTGGTACAGGTTCGGCTCTTCCGTCCGTTTGCAGAGGCCGCATTCCGCGCCGTACTGCCGCCAACGGTGAGAGCGATTGCCGTGCTTGACCGCACTAAAGAACCGGGAGCTGCCGGTGAGCCGCTCTTCCTCGATGTCGTTGCCGCTCTGCGCGGGCAGCCGATCACGATCATCGGTGGCCGCTATGGTCTGTCGTCGAAGGAGTTCACGCCAGGGATGGCGGCAGCAGTGTTTGCCGAGTTGAACAAGCCCCAACCGAAAGCGCACTTTACCGTCGGTATCATCGACGATGTGAGCAACAGTAGCCTTGAATATGATCCAGACCTCTGCATCGATCCGCCGGGCACCGTCCGTTGTGTGTTCTGGGGGCTGGGTTCTGATGGTACCGTCGGCGCAAACAAGAATAGTATCAAGATCATCGGTGATAGTAGCGAAGGTGATGCCGAACGTTACGCGCAGGGCTATTTCGTCTACGACTCGAAGAAATCGGGGTCGGTAACCATTTCACACCTGCGCTTCGGCCCATCCCCATTGGCAACACCCTACCTGATCGGCAAGGGTCAGGCGCAATTCGTCGCCTGCCATCAGTTTAGCTTCCTCGAACGGTTTGATGTGTTGCAGTATGCAGCGCCTGGGGGAGTGTTCTTGCTGAATAGCCCCTACGGCCCGGATCAGGTCTGGCATCAGTTACCGTCGGTAGTGCAACGCAAGATTCGCGATCTGAAGCTACGTTTCTATGTGATTGATGCCACCGCTGTCGCCAATGAAGTCGGCATGCGTGGACGCATCAATACCGTGATGCAGACCTGTTTCTTCGCCATTAGCGGTGTGCTGCCGCGCGATGAGGCGATTGCTGCAATCAAACAGGCTATCAAGAAGACATACGGTCGGCGCGGCGATACAGTGGTACGGCAGAACTGGGCAGCCGTGGATCGCACCCTTGATCGTCTCTACGAAGTGCCCATTCCACCGCCGACTGAAGATAACGGTCTGGCGATGCGGCCTCCGGTACCGGCCAACGCCCCCGCATTTGTACGGGATGTCCTGGGCGCGATGATTGCCGGTCGCGGTGATGAGTTGCCGGTAAGCGCAATTCCAATCGACGGTTCGTTCCCCACCGGGACAACCAAATGGGAGAAGCGTAATATCGCGCTCGAAATACCGGTCTGGGATCCGAATATCTGTATCCAATGCAACAAATGCGTCTTCGTCTGCCCGCACGCGACGATTCGGGCGAAGGTGTACCCTGAAGAGGCACTCGCCGGCGCTCCTGAAGGCTTCCTGAGCGCACCGGCCCGCTTCAAAGAGTTTCCCGGTCAGCGTTACACTTTGCAGGTCGCACCCGAAGATTGTACCGGTTGTGGCCTCTGCGTTGAAGCCTGTCCGGTGAAAGACAAGCGGGCTGTCGGTCGCAAGGCAATCAATCTCCAACCACAAGCCCCCATTCGCGCACGCGAGGCGACGTACTGGGACTTCTTCCTCTCGCTACCTGACGTTGACCGCACGCAGATCCCGATGGGCAGCGTGAAGCACACGCAGTTGTTTGTGCCGCTGATGGAGTTTTCCGGCGCATGCGCCGGCTGTGGCGAGACCCCCTATCTCAAGTTGTTGAGCCAGCTCTTCGGTGATCGGGCGATTATTGCGAACGCGACCGGCTGCTCGTCGATCTACGGTGGGAACTTGCCGACCACCCCCTGGACGACCAACGCCGAGGGGCGGGGGCCGGCCTGGTGTAACTCGCTCTTTGAGGATAACGGTGAGTTTGGGCTGGGGATGCGGTTGAGCATCGATCAGCAACTCGCGCACGCGCAGATGCTGCTTCAGCGGTTACGGCCATTGCTCGGTGCTGAGTTTGTCGAGGACTTGCTCAATGCCGATCAGCGCACAGAAGCCGGTATTCGTGAACAGCGTGAACGGGTAGCCATCCTCAAGCAGCGTCTAACTGAGCTGTTGCAGGATAATCCGCCAGAAGCACCACAGATGCGTGATCTGCTGGCGCTGGCCGATGTGCTGATCCGACGCAGTATCTGGATTGTGGGTGGTGATGGCTGGGCCTACGACATCGGCTTTGGTGGTCTCGACCACGTCTTCGCTTCGGGGCGCGATGTGAACATTCTGGTGTTGGATACGGAAGTCTATTCCAACACCGGTGGACAGGCCAGCAAGTCAACGCCAACCGGTGCAGTTGCCAAGTTCGCCGCCAGTGGCAAGGGTGGCGTAAAGAAAGATCTGGCTCAGATTGCGATGACCTACGGTGATGTCTACGTAGCCCGCGTCGCGTTTGGGGCCGATGATGTCCAGACCCTGCGCGCCTTCCAGGAGGCTGAAGCTTATCCCGGTGTGTCGCTCATTATTGCCTACAGCCACTGTATTGCGCACGGTTACGATCTACGCCGTGGGCTGGAACAACAGCGCCTGGCAGTCGAGTCGGGCATCTGGCCGCTCTACCGTTACAATCCGGCTATTCACGAAGGCTCACCGCTGACGATTGACTCGAAGGCACCAACTATCGATCCTGAAGTCTACCTGCGTGGCGAAGGACGCTTCCAGATGCTACAACAGGCTAATCCGGCGCGCTACGAACAGTTGCTCGCCAGTTTGCGGCGGCAGGTAGCGCTGAAATGGGCCCATTTACAGTGGATGGCAAATGAGCTGCTGGCTGAAACCAAGGAGGGGCTGCGATGA
- a CDS encoding dihydroorotate dehydrogenase-like protein yields MIDLSTTYLGMPLRTPLVAAASPISRNVELARQLEEAGLGAIVMYSLFEEQIIQNSLELDRMLSYGAESFAEALSYLPEHGVYSVGPERYLEQVAALKRALSIPVIGSLNGVSAGGWVRYARLIQEAGADALELNIYFIPVDTNITSSELEDTYVELVRAVRAEITIPLAVKIGPYFTALPNFAWRLMEAGANALVLFNRFYQPDFDLEQLTVRPNLQLSTSAELRLPLRWIALLYGRIPVEFAISSGVHSAIDALKGLMAGASVAMMASALLRGRAPDVLRSVLHDMELWLTEHEYESISQLRGSMSQRAVAEPAAFERANYIRVLEDYRPPYALGSHTDLTGRMLYPFIDET; encoded by the coding sequence ATGATTGATCTGAGTACGACCTATCTGGGGATGCCACTGCGCACACCGCTGGTCGCTGCGGCATCTCCGATTAGCCGGAACGTTGAGCTGGCCCGCCAGCTTGAAGAGGCCGGCCTGGGCGCAATCGTGATGTATTCGCTCTTCGAGGAACAGATCATTCAAAACAGCCTCGAACTTGATCGGATGCTCAGCTACGGCGCCGAGAGTTTCGCCGAAGCGCTCAGCTATCTGCCCGAACACGGTGTGTACAGCGTTGGCCCGGAACGCTATCTCGAACAGGTGGCGGCATTGAAACGCGCATTGAGTATTCCGGTGATCGGCAGCCTCAACGGCGTGTCGGCAGGTGGCTGGGTGCGTTATGCCCGTCTGATCCAGGAAGCGGGAGCAGATGCACTCGAATTAAATATCTATTTCATACCGGTGGATACCAACATCACCAGCAGTGAACTCGAAGATACGTATGTGGAACTGGTGCGTGCCGTGCGGGCCGAGATCACCATTCCCCTGGCGGTCAAGATTGGCCCCTATTTCACCGCCTTGCCCAATTTCGCCTGGCGATTGATGGAAGCCGGTGCGAATGCACTGGTGCTGTTTAACCGCTTTTACCAGCCCGATTTCGACCTCGAACAACTGACAGTGCGCCCGAACCTGCAACTGAGCACATCAGCCGAATTACGTCTGCCACTACGCTGGATTGCCCTGCTCTACGGGCGGATTCCAGTGGAGTTCGCGATTAGCAGTGGTGTGCATAGCGCCATTGATGCTCTGAAGGGCTTGATGGCAGGTGCCAGCGTAGCCATGATGGCTTCAGCCCTACTGCGTGGGCGGGCACCCGATGTCTTGCGCAGTGTTCTGCACGATATGGAATTATGGCTCACCGAACACGAGTATGAGTCGATTTCACAACTCCGTGGGAGTATGAGCCAGCGGGCAGTGGCCGAGCCGGCAGCGTTTGAGCGGGCAAACTACATTCGGGTACTGGAAGATTACCGGCCACCGTATGCGTTGGGGAGCCATACCGATCTGACCGGTCGGATGCTCTATCCATTTATCGACGAGACATAG
- a CDS encoding pyridoxal phosphate-dependent decarboxylase family protein: MAPAEILSALQRFKMADLDWQHGRVWAYVYQPDAAATDLMQQAYLHYLTENCLDPTTFPSTAHLEQEVVRMVADLLGGDEETCGNVTSGGTESILLAVKTARDWARHQRPGIDQPEMVLSRTAHAAFHKAAHYLGVKPVVVDFDPLTFAADVAAMRAAINERTIMLVASAPSYAQGALDPVADIAALAQEYGLLCHVDACVGGMYLPFLRQLGREIPPFDLSVPGVTSLSVDLHKYGYAAKGASVILYRHRALRRYQLFASTDTTAYTVINPTVLSSRSAGPLAAAWALLRYLGAVGYRQIVAVVQDATDRLIAGIAAIPDLQVLGQPVMSMVAVASPTINVFQLADAMRRRGWYVQPQLSAPHSPRNIHFSVSYGVAGYVDALLADLAACVAEVRHWPPVDRNLVEMAVRSLTVDHSPSAVQQLWQAIGLAEGRLPTDMALINEVLDALPDAIANELVIDVFNALF; this comes from the coding sequence ATGGCTCCAGCCGAAATTCTGAGCGCACTACAGCGCTTTAAAATGGCCGATCTCGATTGGCAACACGGTCGGGTGTGGGCGTATGTCTATCAACCAGATGCAGCGGCAACCGATCTCATGCAACAGGCGTATCTCCATTATCTGACCGAGAATTGCCTTGATCCCACCACCTTTCCCAGCACCGCTCACCTCGAACAGGAAGTGGTGCGGATGGTTGCCGATCTGCTCGGTGGTGATGAAGAGACGTGCGGGAATGTGACATCAGGTGGGACTGAGAGTATTCTGCTCGCGGTCAAGACGGCTCGTGACTGGGCACGCCACCAGCGGCCAGGGATTGATCAACCCGAAATGGTGCTCTCGCGTACTGCCCATGCCGCTTTTCACAAAGCGGCGCACTATCTGGGCGTCAAGCCGGTCGTGGTTGATTTTGACCCGCTAACCTTCGCGGCTGATGTGGCGGCGATGCGGGCCGCGATTAACGAGCGTACCATTATGCTGGTGGCGTCAGCGCCTTCGTATGCCCAGGGTGCGCTCGATCCGGTGGCCGACATCGCAGCACTTGCCCAGGAATACGGCCTGCTTTGCCACGTTGATGCCTGTGTTGGTGGGATGTATCTGCCGTTTCTACGTCAGTTGGGTCGTGAGATTCCGCCCTTCGATCTGAGTGTGCCGGGGGTGACATCGCTTTCGGTTGATTTGCACAAGTATGGCTACGCCGCCAAAGGGGCATCGGTCATTCTCTACCGCCATCGTGCGTTGCGCCGCTATCAGTTGTTTGCTTCGACCGATACCACAGCCTATACGGTCATCAACCCAACGGTGCTCAGTTCTCGTTCGGCGGGGCCGCTGGCGGCGGCCTGGGCACTTTTGCGTTACCTCGGTGCCGTCGGCTATCGTCAGATCGTGGCGGTTGTCCAGGACGCCACCGACCGTCTGATTGCCGGGATTGCGGCAATTCCCGATCTTCAGGTGCTGGGTCAACCGGTGATGAGTATGGTGGCTGTGGCCTCACCAACCATCAACGTCTTTCAACTGGCCGATGCGATGCGTCGGCGTGGATGGTATGTTCAGCCGCAATTGTCAGCTCCACACTCGCCACGTAACATCCATTTCTCGGTTTCGTATGGGGTAGCTGGCTACGTTGATGCACTGCTCGCCGATCTTGCAGCCTGCGTTGCCGAGGTGCGCCACTGGCCGCCGGTTGACCGCAATCTGGTTGAGATGGCCGTTCGTTCGCTGACCGTTGATCATTCTCCGTCCGCTGTACAACAGCTCTGGCAGGCCATCGGGTTGGCTGAAGGCCGGTTACCGACCGATATGGCTCTGATTAACGAAGTGCTCGATGCGCTGCCCGATGCGATTGCCAATGAACTAGTGATTGATGTCTTCAATGCGCTGTTTTAG
- a CDS encoding MFS transporter yields MSRLLRYITYSMGNFANTIAYQVFGNRIQFYYVDVLGLSAATAGIIWTIYGLWNAINDPLMGQLSDRTRTPMGRRVPYVVFGAVPLGLSFFFLWTPPGQSPWLLAAYFLIILFIFDTLYSLTIIAYNSLFPEVAPNLRERINLSATREVLATIALLLSFILAPILAETVGYIWMGAIMGTLVGVGYLIAMIGVREAPVQHDGQQVHLLTALRITLASRPFRWFIGANIAKEYVWLALAAMLPFWRKYALGIQGPIEVAGIRLSAGDAEAILLGVPILLTIPMLLAWRPLVTRIGPRRAWMITSLCFIPGFVMMMLATDFVSGLMGTLLVVPGLAGSMLMPFPLISEVIDDDAARHGVRREGIFFGMNGGITKLAFSAQGVLFASVLSLAGYVAGSDLQTPGAIWGIRFLIGGTTIIAALIIVFCMWKYPLERAPKAALAPERVVS; encoded by the coding sequence ATGAGTCGGCTGCTGCGCTACATCACGTATTCGATGGGCAATTTTGCCAACACAATTGCCTACCAGGTCTTCGGTAATCGGATTCAGTTCTACTATGTGGATGTGTTAGGGCTAAGTGCCGCTACTGCCGGTATTATCTGGACAATCTACGGTTTGTGGAATGCGATTAATGACCCCTTGATGGGGCAGTTATCCGACCGCACGCGCACACCAATGGGACGGCGTGTGCCGTATGTCGTCTTTGGCGCAGTGCCGCTCGGCCTCTCATTCTTTTTTCTCTGGACACCGCCGGGGCAGTCACCCTGGTTGTTAGCCGCCTATTTTCTCATCATTCTGTTCATCTTCGATACCCTCTACAGCCTGACCATTATCGCCTACAATTCGCTCTTTCCTGAAGTAGCCCCTAATTTACGCGAACGGATCAATCTGTCGGCAACCCGTGAGGTGTTGGCGACCATTGCCCTTCTGCTGTCGTTTATTCTGGCGCCGATTCTGGCCGAGACGGTGGGCTACATCTGGATGGGGGCAATCATGGGAACGCTGGTAGGGGTGGGCTACCTGATCGCAATGATTGGGGTGCGTGAAGCTCCGGTGCAGCATGACGGTCAGCAGGTACATCTGCTCACCGCGTTGCGGATTACGCTCGCCAGTCGACCGTTTCGCTGGTTTATTGGCGCGAACATCGCCAAAGAGTATGTCTGGCTGGCACTGGCTGCTATGCTCCCATTCTGGCGCAAATATGCGCTGGGTATTCAGGGGCCTATCGAAGTGGCCGGTATCCGGCTGAGCGCTGGCGATGCAGAAGCGATTCTGCTGGGAGTGCCGATTTTGCTCACCATTCCGATGCTGCTGGCCTGGCGACCACTGGTCACCCGGATCGGGCCGCGGCGCGCCTGGATGATTACCAGTCTCTGCTTTATTCCCGGTTTTGTGATGATGATGCTGGCAACCGATTTTGTCTCCGGCCTGATGGGCACACTGCTGGTGGTGCCAGGGCTTGCCGGTTCGATGTTGATGCCGTTTCCGCTGATCTCCGAGGTGATCGATGACGACGCGGCTCGCCATGGTGTACGCCGGGAAGGTATCTTCTTCGGGATGAATGGTGGGATTACCAAACTGGCCTTCTCGGCGCAAGGGGTGCTCTTTGCGAGTGTGCTGTCGCTGGCCGGCTATGTCGCCGGGAGTGATCTGCAAACTCCTGGCGCCATTTGGGGCATTCGTTTTCTGATCGGTGGCACGACAATTATCGCCGCCTTGATCATCGTCTTTTGTATGTGGAAGTATCCGTTGGAGCGAGCGCCGAAAGCGGCATTGGCGCCGGAAAGGGTTGTGTCGTGA